Below is a window of Paramisgurnus dabryanus chromosome 20, PD_genome_1.1, whole genome shotgun sequence DNA.
TAAACTGTTGTGACAATAGGCGTGGGAATTCCATAGTACCTCTCAATAAGATGACAGCTTACAATAACGATAGTATCACGATTCTGCAATTGTAGGTGTGTAGCGTGCCGAATCCGGTCCTATGATGATAACATATTGATATCtgccaaactatgaaaacaaAATGTCCTGGAAAAGGTCAACTTTGTCTCTTTATTAACTCCACATAAAGTTTTTTTAGTATGTAGAGGGCTACAGATTACCTTTTCTTACTGGGAGCACTGTAGCCCCTTACTGTAAATTTAAGAGTGCaagcagaaaatttaggggcataccttaaaggcacactccacgttttttgaaaatatactcattttccacctcctctagagttaaacatttgatttttaccttttttgaatccattcagccgatctccgggtctggcagtaccacttttagcatggcttagcacaatccattgaatctgattagaccattagcatcacgctcaaaaattatcaaagagtttcgatatttttcctatttaaaacttaactgTTCTGTAATTACATCACGTACTAAAACTGACGgcaaattaaaagttgtgattttctaggcagatatggctagaactatactttcattctggtgtaataatcaaggactttgctcccgtaacatggctgcagcaggttgcgttgcccgaaaatagtcccatgCTCTGGTTAGTTAAGCCATGAAGTAATTTTTAGAGCAtcttgttttattaatttaattatcgATATTTGATGCCAGCATATCGGTTCTCATATTGCACGGAGACAGACAACGGATACATCGCCAATGGATTGTCCCACCCCTATGTGACATTATAACACAATCTGCTGTAACCTAATCATACAGGTAGCCGTCAGTCTATTTCTACAACAGTCATTCTtataatataaacatacatgtatttatttgtaaacaacATTTCAAGCATGTTTCtttagcatttactaaattagccacaaaaaaacttttaagtcTTATCCAGGCAACCAGTAATGCTTATAAACTATTAGTATCAATTGTTTTGGTATGTAACTGCATTGTGCCAAAATCTCAGTACCTCAGTAGACATTTGATTTCATATGGGACTAACCACTTTCTACCTCAGGTTCAATTCATGTAAACTCTCTGAAGCATTTGAATATATAGAGTAGACTAAGGTAAAACAAAATGCTTTTTGTCCCTTTATAACACATCTAAAATATCCCTTAAGATACATGTTGTCTTAGCCACAATAGTCCCTCATTGTGAACAGTATGTTTGTGCTTTTACACTTATGCTACACATGCTAAATCTTCTGCAGTATATACTGCAGTACAGTGCATCATAGTTACTGATAATATTTCTACGCAGTAGAGCAAAACGGTTTCTATGAACATTAGTAGCAGATATCTTTGAAGTCTTACTCAAGTAAAGCTCACAAGGTTGATCACACAAGtctgaaataaaacttaaagACGATGTGCAACATCTACAATGTTTGATGGCATGGGTCTCCAACACCATAGGTCTCCTcacaacatatttttatattaaaaacatctGGCCAGACATGGTCAGGATGAGTTTTAGTTCAAGGGGCAAAAGGACTTTAAAACTATATTCAAATTTAGAGTAACAAAATTTAGATTTGGACTCTCTGACCTAGAAAACAAGATCATTACCGCTATCAAGAGTTTAGCATGCAAATATGCATGGTTTTAAATCCATATTGGTGGTGGATGGATATAAATACGTCCAAGAGCAGAAAGCTGAGCTGGCACTGCTTTGGAATATGTAAATATCAAGGTACATATTTAAGTAATTGTTGCCATTTTGGGGCAAGTGTCTGGCTTCCTGCTGTAGTAGTCAACCAATCACCTGCAAGCCACATGTTGGAGACCCCTTGGCTAAAGATGTCAAGATGTTTATCTGATTATCGGGTCATCACCACCAGGAGAGGTCAGGACAGGGAAATCCACAAATGCTTCGTGTTTATCCTCTTGGGGTGAATTGATGGAGCCATCGGCCATCGAGGAAAAGTTCAGTTGGTCATGCTCCATGATGGCCAGGCGGTCCTGGGGTTTCTGCTTCTTCAGGTAGAACATCTTTCTCAGTTGCTTCAACTGCTGGAGCTCGCAGAAGGTCTCCAACACGACCAGCATGGCAATCAGGCCAAGGAGAAGATAGACTGTGGGACACAAAGATGAGCtggttttatttattatcaCTTTTACAGTCATCTCTCTCGATTTTAggtgcattttgaagtatcgcatAAGAACCGAGTGATAGAAAATTCCAAATATGAATAGAAattccttaaagggacactcaactttttttgaaaatagactcattttccagctctcctagagttaaacatttgatttttagcattttggaatccattccgctgggtctggcggtaccacttttagcatagcttagcataatccattgaatctgattagaccattagcatcgtgctcaaaaatgaccaaataaTGTCccatgctattgaaagttaccaagggcactattttcgggcgctgcACAATATcatcttctgtagttacatcgtgtactaagaccgacggaaaattaaaagttgtgattttctaggccgatatggctagaaactatactctcattctttGACTTTGCTGCTATACAATGGCTGCAGCTAAAAAGTAGTGCCCTTgttaactttcaatagcaggggactatttccAGGCACTGCATAATAACTACAAccctttggtcatttttgagcacgatgctaatggtctaatcagattcaatggattatgccaagctatgctaaaagtgtttgcacccggagatcggctaaatggattccaatacggtaaaaatcaaatgttcaaCTTAAGGGGAagttggaaaatgagcatattttaaaaaaatgtgtaaagtgtccctttaattcgcaaaaaagttttttcggCCGATTGACGTGGTTTTTGACGTATGCAATAAAGAATAAAtgcgaataatgggagatgAAAACGCATTTGCGGAATAAATTCTGACATAGTAAACATTAAACCCACGTGACGGATCGTCTAGCTTCATCAGCTGACGTTGTCTTTCTCATATATGGGGCTCGATGTCGTCgcaatgcccttgctgctagtgcctgcatcaaaaactctgcatttcttcttctgtgcacaacatacagtttggcaattacaagctgcactgctagtaaATTGATAGCTCCAATCATAACTAAATGCAGTTCTGTCTTAATTTTCTAAGCGTGCTTTGTTTTATctactgttggttactaggttaATACTAGGGATGCACAGATACCGATACTagggtctgagaaatgtctatgtttgagcggcgtgtaaggggttaatgcctcttatgttgtccaaagaggcagagtttacaacaaactggaaaactagtcctttgtttttttgttaaattatatgactaaagctgttacctgtaaatttaaatcatgtttttttattaagtactcggtatcggtatcggcaagttctgaaatgcaagtactcgtactcgtattccaaaaaagtggtatcggtgcatccctaataccACTATCTTTCGCTCAACATCAACAACTTGATGTAAAGTTATGCAATTcgcatttatttgtttttctttctttttgcaAATTTGGAAAAGATTGGAAACCCAGCTATTGTTTTCACTTGCAATTGTCATCTTGATTTAGTGCCCTTTGACCTTGAGGTCTGTTTACACTGTTATAAATAGACACTGTAACACCTGTTGGCCAACAATTTGTGTCAATTATAAGGTCATATGATTATCTCTGTTTACTTTCTTTATACAACATCCTGATCTTGTTTGTGCATGTATGATCCTTGATTATTATTTTGGTGTTCTATTACATCATGAAGCcctcttgattttttttaaaggtcccgttctttctgtatttttgaagctttgattgcgtttacagtgcgcaatataacgtgttcatgtttcacgtgtaaaaacatgtggtattttttacacaatttacttatctgtcctcaaaacgggctgatgtctttcttgttctatgaagtccctcattcagaaatacgtatcgacttctgattgtgtagtttgtttagtgtgttgtgattcgatagcagcttagcttgccgttagcttagctggcgactgacgtattcctgtgggcggaatATAgtcaaaaaaactgttctactgacgtcattaaagcaggaagtagagggctgtagtccaaaccggccgttcgctgtaggctttgaaaggcaaattctgttaaagaaaatatatcgcctggcagtgaactttgagctttatcattttacaggtattattaatgctattataacaacattacacactaactagggtttcaaaaaatgggatcagaaagaatgtgacctttaacacctacaaataaataattaagtGATGGATCTGCCCTGCCACAACTTTTTTTATTCATTACCTTGTTTTATCCTGGAAATGCATtgcatttcaaaaaataaaatgggcTGTGAATGGTGTTTTATATGCTAcctgtttacatttacattcatgcatttgacaGATCAGTGTGTGCTCCCTGGGATTAAACCCACCACCTTTTGTGTTGCTAACCCAATACTTTACCAACTGTGCTACCAAAAATAGCACATACATTACACAGCATCAAAGGGAGGACAAGAAATGGTTAATTTATATGGCCTTGTGTGCTTTCTCATCTTCCACAACTACGCTATAGCACACATGACCCGTTTTGTACATCCCCCGCATGACGAATAGAAAGTGGACCACCTGTGCCATTTAAACCCACATAAGGATGAAATCCAAGTGAAATTTTCAATGTGGTCTGTAATGCAACCGCTAGATGGAGTGGTAAAGCACAGTGACCCAAGAGCATTTTATACCCTGCAAAACAGTCCTTGAGTGAATTGCACTTCCTTTGTACTTCTTGTCTGTTTCTATGACAACAGACATATGAAGATTTTTTGATATACAGGAAGTCAGACAACTATTTTATCATGCTGAGCAGTGCAGAAAGGAGCAGGGTTTAATCTAAAGGCTTGTGTATTTAGGCATTAAGTATCATTATGAAATTCTGACGAAGACAAAAAAGGCTTgagtattataaaaaaaaattactaaaattcTGTATATTCATACAtctaggggtgtgccggtttcagaattggtgatgacggttatgacgtgagtcaaatgtgacggttcatcacataaccgtctgtggggggcgttttgctcgtttaaatgctcgtggattgacgggaaagtgtcattttaccataaaatcatgaatgtgatgccaagtgtgttttaaacagtaataactttgaacaatttaacagaaagcaatgaaatattaaaaaaacacactgttgccagaagactgcgctgtcactctctgcccagcataaattaatcctctatctatcatctattttaataatcttcagagaaacagatttgtgcattgggctttttatgtctgtaattgtgtctatatctgtcattacatggaccagaacagcacgaaaacaatgtggattaaaagcgtattgaagaggttttgctcataaatgcgcaggtaaaagaaagtaatatgaacttgagattgttattaaacgcagccggtgtaaaagcacaatggccacgcgcagcaaacaCTCTCCGCAGACGCActgcacagtgctcacccggcgtttgaataaactagacactgattagctacttgctctacgtttctttaaaattaacagcaagacaactagcagtgaatgtgcgttgaagagagttagtagattagcatgggaggatttgaacttgaaaagcggagtgtactgacgcctttccgcggttaaaacaacattccttctcatggtcattcatgtttatttgatgctataaattaactagaaggaagagatgattggaaaggtgagactttgtttaatatgttaaatctcaaaagtaaccgaaaagtaacctggtctgtcctgtatgtcagcgcgttgtcagtgtctgctccgctctgtatttttcactgcgtgagaacgtgagggggcgtgtaacacagactgttaacaattgttttaaatagtatttaaaaattctttatgataaaaaatgttttaaaaaatattttaataacacggttttggcggttatagagttctaatgacggtgttcaactataaccgtcggtctcacggttatataatgaccgtcacacccctacatACATCCCTATacaatttcttaaaaacataatcATTGATATCtgaagccaatgttgatatttaaaatttcctaaacaaacacgcccctacccttatataatctggaccttcttttgatagacccgccccacacatacgcaacccaggcaacgatgttggtaaGTAGACACgacccttactgctgattggctacaagtgtgttttggttctcggcccgactcccttttccaaagtgtttttcaaaaatcatgcaccccacctttaaaggACCAATGTCTcgatttttagcggcatctagtggtgagaccaTGAATTGCAACCACatctcacccctccctttcaaaACTGGATGTGACTCATaagccttgaaaagtgaagcctctggctctttgattgCCCCCTGGttgctggctgcagtacaagtcataaaccccgccctctccattcaaacgaatgggactctacactaaattaaaaaattacacttccaataaaagtttccaaaagatggttttggtcattTCAAGTAGgtgttatcacgctgatatatgttcaagtcttcattattgtggtaagtttcattttagcttgtAATTTGATGCAATAGAAACGGGGAGTGACGTTTTGattgattggcgtggttgaattggtcgcgcgggcgtttgggcggaagtttgataccgcggctccgcctctggctccacggacgatacCTTCTGCGCATGCTTTTGCTCCAAACTGAcatttttacgtaacatggcggcgaccgtggtcggacatttttggcttcaattcattgcaatggtgggaggcgacgtcgcgtcgtccatctttttttctATGTTCAAAATAGCAGCCAAAAGAAAAacacgtcatcgtctgagacaatcGGTGTGTCCCATttcaagggctgcaaccttatgagcattcgaccttaaaaggtgagcactcggtctttcaaggtggaagcctcagaagttcgcgacgagaactgaaatgagacggtctaaccttcggaggatcCATAAttagcgtcacctgctgcacgcgcccacctgcacgtttctgacttattaaaataaatatgacatcataaaaaatattaatttattttagaaaaatgGCACGTTGATGTATATTAAACCATTCAACATgccaaattaatcaaccttagaaatatacgcaacataaaaagaatattattaacacaaaacataacttataatactaaaacagtgacaagaaaaaatgttttctgataaatacacttttatttaataaaggttttaatttttttattttagaatatccaccCATTATATTCAGCCGTTGCAGACGCGCAATGactcttgggatatcctcggctgttaaggatccattcgttctatccttaacatcgcggagaaatgaggacgcattttgaggcttcattctaagcatcctttgaaatgggacggccttactggccttaagtcgcgctgctgtgacgcaatcggtcttaaaatacgtccttagaaggtcgcagcctttgaattgggacacagctaatGTAATGACAAAACATGCCCTATAGAACAGTTTTTATCCGTTTAGGGCAGGGGTGGGCATCGAGGgccacagtcctgcagagtttagcttcaaccttaatcaaacacacctgaatgtcatttccaaacagtcctgaagacttcaattagatttttcagctgtgtttgattagggttggagctaaactctgcagggacACTGGCCCTCAGGACCAGGAGTTGCCCACCCCTGGTTTAGGggtactgtaaaaacatgacgGCGGGAAATGGTGACATTCATGTAAGgtgacccgcggtgtatgtagaaaaaaaacgtctcattctaaagtaataaaaccaatacagtTGATTTTATAATGTCTTTATACAGCCCTGAAAATATAGTCATGTAtattatacactgtcagaaataaaggtactaaactgtaccttttctgtcactggggctgtaccccaAGTTTCCGTTTGATACCATTACAGGAAtgcaaaacagaatacaattttgggtagattaccttaccttaactctttccccgccattgacgagatttctcgtcaattaagagaaaacgcttccccgccaatgacgagatattccgtctttccgcaataccgctattatccaccaggtggcgcccttccgcaactttttaaaaccggaagtatttccctatgccaagctgctgcatgtccgtgtctgttttaaagatcgctctgaatgggatctctatgaaaagtccgtcataaaaatggaattatttctgctttttgctcaaaatatggtgtttttgcaaaaacctacccatattcaaaagctgattgcaaaagaaccactaaaggtaggatgaaacggttttttttgtttgaaagcagagggtctgttctttcatttggtatattgtatgtttatatatttaaagaagaacattttctggaaggcattaaactttggtgaaaatcatgaaaaacgctggcgctggctggcaactttttttaaaaacgctggcggtgaaagagttaaggacctacattgttagaaaaaagtcaaaatatgtgccctaggtgtcagtggggcagcaccctttaaaaaggtaactgtatggaccattaggtacagatatgtaaacatttagtaccaatatgtacctttgagatacttcTAAGTAtattgaggtactaataagctgtctttggtcccagaatgtCCTTCTgaagtattaaaataaaatacttgggtgcaaagctgtactttttgaaagggtacagccccagtgacagaaaaggtacagttttgtacctttatttctgagagtgtactgcATTTTTGTTACAAAGCACCTTTAACTAAAAtagtttatatataaaatcaaaatataatagaacatatattatatataatagaatataatagaCACATAATAGAAACTCACGTACCAGTGATTCCCAGTTTGTAGAGCTCCCTAAATTTCTGGTTAAAGGCCTCTCCAGGTACATAATCACCCAGGCCGATGGTGGAGAGCGAGATAAAACAGAAGTAGAAGGATTCCAGAAAGTTCCAGTTCACTTCCATCACAGAGAAGATGGCAGCGGGAATGAGGAAAAAACAGGAAACAGCCACAATTGCCAGTAGGGTTGCGTGAACGAGTGCCACCACGGGTTTGGACAGACCCCAGCGTGTGTGTATGTACATAATGGGTCGCCATGTGCTGAACACCATGATCCTTTGCACCACAGCCGTGAGGAAGAGAAGGGTAAAGGGAATGCCGATCACAGAATAAATGATACAGAAAGCCTTTCCTCCATCAGATAGGGGGGCAGTGTGACCATATCCTGTAAATAATAAGATAAGACAGCCGGATAAGTCAATGAAATGACTGCGTATTGCACATATTATCTTCATCATATACATTTTCAAGAGATACCTGCATATAAAACAGAATCATACTATCCAGTAAAGGATGTTGCTTTCATTTCCACTCTTAGCAGTGTGAATCTCATTTGAGCTCATAAAATGCAAAAACCTCACATAAGTGATATGTACCCATACACTCAGCCTTAGGGTCTCATTAGATGCCCCAGAACTCTGGCACAGCCTTGataaaagctttaaaatgcagactaaagtattttataaatgaaaagtATGGCACACAAGACACTTAGGATACAGGATAATAAACTGACTATAGATATACTGTGCTGTGCATAATTATTATTCATACTAAGTATGACACATATGCAAATGTGGTGAACAATAGTGATGCCACGTTCTGGTGTTATCATAAACAGCAAAGACCATTCAAATTCATGTAGGAAACACATGGTTAAAATGACTCATCAGATCTGTTTGCACACCTAACTAAATCCAACCTCGTGTTGCTGATTTCTCACAAGAACATGTTgcctaaagggatagttcacacaaaaattaaaaatgtgtcatcatttacatcaccctcatgttgttacatgCCCGCATAAATGTCTTGTTcggatgaacacaaaggaagatattttgaaaaatgttttaaccatactcgttcgtggaccccattcacttccatagtaggaaaaaagaatactatggaagtaaatgagGTTTACGAACAATTCAAAAAAAGGGTTACATTAAAAAAGAAGCATAAACCATTTCTAGAAATGGTTTTCAAAGAAGAGTTTGGCAAAAAAAATTACCTAGCGACCAATTAGTAATGGCCTAGAAACAACCCAAAACACCCTGACATCAAGTTAGTGAGTTTTGCTGGTGCAGAAACTCACCATTTCTGCTAAAACTCGAAATATCTAGTTGAGAATGTATTTAATGTATAATTTGAACATTATACAGTACCGCATTTAAGTGCTCATAAAGAGTACACAGTGGTGTGAgacttcaaaaacaccaaaacaACAAATAGCAATTTCCTTTAGATGTGACAtcttaaaattttttaaataaaccctGGAAGcctttacttaaagggatagttcggccaaaaatgatattaaacccatgatttactcacccctaagctgtccgagttgcatatgtccatcgtttttcagacaaacacatttttggatattttagaaaatgttttagatctttcagttgattaaatgtaatgttttggggtccacccatagtccacgaccttcaagtccaaaaaaaagtgcgtccaagatggcggtgctaccggaaggtagtatTTACGTTAatgaagttttaaatatggatatttgtacaacaacactgcgcggattaccctcagaagacctttgtttatcatcctggagccgtttggatttaatttgtgaaggatggacgcactttttttggacttgaaggtcgtggactatgggtggaccccgtaacattacatttaatcaactgaaagatctaaaacattttctaaaatatccaaaaatgtgtttgtctgaaaaatgatggacatatgccactcggacagcttgggggtgagtaaatcatgggtttaatatcatttttggccgaactatccctttaatgtatgtttaatttttttatagattGAAACTGCTATAAAAATACACCTTTTCTAGATAATTTCTATTTAGGTTGTTTTTAAAGAGGAACCAAACACAAGAGAACTGCTAAAACATGACACACATGTGGGTAACTGAGCATTGTACATGtgaaattttcatttttcatcaTTTCAATATAGCTCACACCTGCTATTCCTATACTTTTACTAAAATGAGAAGCATGTACTTACGTGCCTCCATGCACCTGTGCCAAATGAGAAAACTGTGGTTACTGCAAAGGCATCATTCCTCTATATAACACCTGTCACATGTTCAAAGTTCCCTATTAAGAATGaagatctaaaatatattttgcgtaACATgcttaatgtaaatgtaaaggcctatatctctatataacTTAGTGAATctcacaaaataataaatgttttacatgTGACATCTTTAACAGAAATTTTTTCACATTATTGTCAGCATTAACTAAAGACAGTAGAGTAAAGAGAATAATGTTACAATGCCAAACATTTTAATGGTCTTATTTCTTTAGCTTTCTTTATTCTGGTGTTACAATGAAATTACCTGGACATTTTCTTGTTGGGTTTCAAGAAACTATATTCTGAAAACTAGATCAAATCTAGAGATCTGCTATGAAGTTTGTGTCTtttttaatgtctgtgtgaGAACAAGATACTGTATCTGTCTAAGGTAACAACTTTGCTGTGTTAAGCCAGGTATTAAATGACACAGATGGGGCTGCTTTCCACAGTCAACAAAGAAAAGGAAGAAAACAAAAACGGAAGAAAAGAAACTGATATAATTTGTTGTAGGGAATGTGCACAAACTGGTGCTCCACCTAAAAATgagtatttaaatacaaatgggGTGTCTTTACTACCTGTTAAAAAAGACCAATATAAACCATCAAAGAAATTCTATTGGATTTAACAGTTATGACGAGATTTGTACTGGTTTTAATAGAGAAGAGTAATGGTCTCTGTAGGTCTcttttgtatattatatatttggtatatttttgtaatggttttaaatgttaaacagtTCATGGTTCATAATTATATTTGTATGAGAACTattaaaatattcttttttcaGCAAGTCTCCCATCATTGAGGCCCATTTAAAGTACGGCATTTACATTTGGGTCATAACAAgttaacaaataaatacagtatcatcaaacttaaaattataaatggGTTGTTTTTGATCCCCAAGCATGTCACGTGAACATTTATTCCAGTTCATACTGtcaaatctcaagtttaaaagCAAACTGCATTGCACAATCGCTCACCTGTGGTGGATAACACAGTGCTGGCAAAAAACAGGGAGGATGTGAAGTCCCAGTTCCAGCTGGCCGATGCGTTGTTAAGGATGGATACACCATAGTTGCTTGCTTCGAGCGCTTTGGACAAGAACTCCTCCAGTCTTTCCTCAGACAGGCATTGATGTTCCTGGAGAAACTGACGTTTGGTCGCTCGGAGCTTCTGGCGCAGGAGATCTTCATACGGCAGCTCCACCGAAGAGAAAACGACCGCTCCGAAT
It encodes the following:
- the kcnk1b gene encoding potassium channel subfamily K member 1b; its protein translation is MLQSLAGNSCVRLIQSNKSAWYFLFLVLGYILYLIFGAVVFSSVELPYEDLLRQKLRATKRQFLQEHQCLSEERLEEFLSKALEASNYGVSILNNASASWNWDFTSSLFFASTVLSTTGYGHTAPLSDGGKAFCIIYSVIGIPFTLLFLTAVVQRIMVFSTWRPIMYIHTRWGLSKPVVALVHATLLAIVAVSCFFLIPAAIFSVMEVNWNFLESFYFCFISLSTIGLGDYVPGEAFNQKFRELYKLGITVYLLLGLIAMLVVLETFCELQQLKQLRKMFYLKKQKPQDRLAIMEHDQLNFSSMADGSINSPQEDKHEAFVDFPVLTSPGGDDPIIR